A genomic region of Alnus glutinosa chromosome 11, dhAlnGlut1.1, whole genome shotgun sequence contains the following coding sequences:
- the LOC133882228 gene encoding ABC transporter G family member 1-like has translation MASLLQPNTSHYGQNQNPKTPRSASLELETIDIDPVPAGDGGVSAVRSTTPEEGSDFLTWKDLWVTVSNGKSGSRSILEGVTGYARPGEVLAIMGPSGCGKSTLLDALAGRLGSNIRQSGQILINGHKQALAFGTSAYVTQDDTLMTTLTVREAVHYSAQLQLPDSMSKSEKKERADSTIIEMGLQDAMNTRIGGWGAKGISGGQKRRVSICIEILTRPKLLFLDEPTSGLDSAASYYVMSRIARLDQMDGVGRTIIASIHQPSSEVFQLFHNLCLLSSGRTVYFGPASLANEFFASNGFPCPTLQNPSDHFLKTINKDFEKDLEQGVDGRTPTEEAIVTLTKSYKSSEAYQQVGRQVAEICKQDCGAVEKKKRRCAGFITQCLVLTRRSFVNMYRDLGYYWLRLAIYVALALGLATIFYDLGSTYGSIQARGSLLMFVATFLTFMTIGGFPSFVEDMKVFERERLNGHYGTITYVIGNTFSAVPYLLLISLIPGTIAYYLPGLHKGAEHFIYFIAVLFVCMMLVESLMMIVASLVPNFLMGIITGAGIQGLMLLVGGFFRLPNDMPKPVWKYPFYYIAFHKYAYQGMYKNEFEGLTFPGNPVGGPRTVTGEEILRDTWEMERGYSKWVDLAILLGMVVLYRILFLVIVKSSEKIRPALRAFLSVPPKQTATVMVNPSATPLHGENL, from the exons ATGGCTTCCCTTCTTCAACCAAATACCAGTCATTATGGGCAAAACCAGAACCCAAAAACTCCACGTTCAGCATCTTTAGAACTGGAAACCATTGATATTGATCCGGTGCCTGCAGGTGATGGAGGAGTAAGCGCCGTTAGAAGTACTACGCCGGAGGAGGGTAGTGATTTCCTGACATGGAAAGATTTGTGGGTGACGGTTTCAAACGGAAAGAGTGGTAGCAGATCAATACTTGAGGGTGTGACTGGTTATGCACGACCAGGGGAGGTCTTGGCCATAATGGGTCCTTCTGGTTGTGGCAAGTCTACCCTCCTTGATGCTCTCGCAG GGAGATTAGGCTCAAACATAAGGCAGTCAGGGCAAATTCTCATCAATGGCCATAAACAGGCGCTGGCTTTTGGGACATCG GCATACGTAACACAAGATGATACTCTGATGACAACATTAACGGTGAGAGAAGCCGTGCATTACTCAGCTCAGCTCCAACTGCCGGACTCCATGTCCAAGTCAGAGAAGAAGGAGAGAGCCGATTCGACAATAATAGAAATGGGGTTGCAGGATGCCATGAACACAAGAATTGGTGGGTGGGGAGCCAAAGGCATCAGTGGTGGGCAAAAGAGAAGAGTCAGCATCTGCATAGAGATCCTCACACGCCCCAAGCTTCTCTTCCTCGACGAGCCAACGAGCGGACTCGACAGCGCAGCATCATATTATGTGATGAGCAGAATAGCAAGGCTGGATCAAATGGATGGAGTTGGAAGGACCATAATTGCTTCCATCCATCAGCCCAGCAGTGAAGTCTTCCAGCTTTTCCACAATCTTTGCCTTTTGTCGTCCGGGAGAACAGTATATTTTGGTCCTGCTTCTCTAGCCAATGAG TTTTTCGCTTCCAATGGATTTCCCTGCCCGACTCTCCAAAATCCATCTGATCACTTCCTGAAGACCATAAACAAGGATTTTGAAAAG GATCTTGAGCAAGGTGTAGATGGAAGAACACCCACAGAGGAAGCAATTGTCACTCTTACAAAGTCATATAAATCATCTGAGGCGTACCAACAAGTTGGAAGACAAGTAGCTGAAATATGTAAACAA GATTGTGGAgcagtggagaagaagaagagaaggtgTGCTGGCTTTATAACTCAGTGTCTGGTTCTTACAAGAAGGTCTTTCGTGAACATGTATCGTGATCTAGGCTACTACTGGCTGCGCCTAGCTATCTATGTGGCATTAGCTTTAGGCCTCGCCACCATCTTTTACGATCTTGGTTCTACTTATGGATCAATTCAG GCAAGAGGTTCACTGCTAATGTTTGTAGCTACATTCCTAACTTTCATGACCATTGGTGGATTCCCTTCTTTCGTGGAGGACATGAAG GTATTTGAACGAGAAAGATTAAATGGGCATTATGGGACAATTACATATGTAATCGGCAACACATTTTCTGCTGTTCCATACTTGTTATTGATTTCATTGATTCCTGGAACAATTGCTTATTACCTTCCTGGACTTCACAAAGGAGCTGAACACTTCATATACTTTATTGCCGTGCTATTTGTTTGCATGATGCTGGTGGAGAGCCTGATGATGATTGTTGCAAGCCTCGTGCCTAATTTTCTAATGGGTATAATAACGGGTGCCGGAATTCAAGGGCTCATGCTTTTAGTCGGTGGATTCTTCCGATTGCCAAACGACATGCCCAAGCCAGTTTGGAAGTATCCATTCTACTACATTGCTTTCCACAAGTATGCCTACCAAGGGATGTACAAGAACGAGTTTGAAGGGCTAACCTTTCCGGGCAATCCTGTCGGAGGGCCACGCACAGTTACCGGTGAAGAAATTTTGAGGGATACGTGGGAAATGGAAAGGGGTTACTCTAAGTGGGTGGATCTTGCTATCTTGTTGGGAATGGTAGTTTTGTATCGAATTTTGTTTCTGGTTATCGTTAAGAGCAGTGAGAAGATCAGGCCTGCTTTAAGAGCTTTCTTGTCGGTGCCTCCCAAGCAAACAGCAACGGTCATGGTAAATCCCTCTGCTACACCTTTACATGGGGAGAATCTGTAG